One Spinacia oleracea cultivar Varoflay chromosome 4, BTI_SOV_V1, whole genome shotgun sequence DNA segment encodes these proteins:
- the LOC130471633 gene encoding uncharacterized protein translates to MSDGTMEATRRGRARQRSLHPLDLELERTLRRLRRVRTLSSSHNRFESLSVGVEQEESEQAFVTMALPVKNLGIPGAFEATCGIQAPTTNVNNFEIKPSLINLVQSHPFCGKSNESPHEHLKQFEHYCDTIKHYGVTSDYVRLTLFRFSLLGRASDWLDKEVKPNSLRTWNKVTKAFFSKFYSHGKTAEYRHKIQSFEQKRDESLFEAWDRFKEYQRECPHPGIPKWLLLQTFYLGLSPTSKTSLDARAGGPIMNKTEDQTEEIIEDVVQNYQAGHVGARDYDGKDRNGDGKGSVYAMEQARIIEKLSSRLEKLESTPSQPPSPSTIPPPSAILLTKGKSKVSSYDTMLPGTSFCDNCQDYGHLPNVCPLVHNVSYVDYGPSCEGDFDMEYAHALNERSRNDNPNNQNFARQAPRGPPMYGSYQGYGQGCGYDSQGRGGYRAQGYQGQATYGQSHGLGNQAQYNQAQLASTIKEQEVHTSLPPQGQPPKQMYAIMTRSGKTLDDGAKLVDAPCSRGENSKGNESPDRDVEEEKSYVDDVSDGDKSKETTLPPLPIPPPPYPQRFARKKLDDQFHKFWETISKIYVSLSLTEALKLMPHYSRFMRDVLSGKRSCEPKETVELTESCSALTLLSPKTQ, encoded by the exons ATGAGTGATGGAACCATGGAAGCCACAAGAAG GGGTCGTGCACGTCAAAGGTCTCTCCAccctcttgaccttgaattggagaGGACATTAAGGAGATTAAGGCGCGTTCGAACTCTCTCATCAAGTCACAACCGGTTTGAATCCTTGAGTGTAGGTGTGGAACAAGAAGAGAGTGAGCAAGCCTTTGTAACCATGGCTCTCCCGGTTAAGAATTTAGGTATACCGGGAGCATTTGAAGCAACATGCGGTATCCAAGCTCCCACAACTAATGTAAATAACTTCGAAATCAAACCCTCTTTGATTAACTTGGTTCAAAGCCATCCTTTTTGTGGGAAGAGCAACGAGTCACCACATGAGCACCTAAAGCAATTCGAACATTATTGTGATACAATCAAACACTATGGTGTGACTTCGGACTATGTGCGGTTGACTCTATTCCGTTTTTCTCTTCTAGGGCGagctagtgattggcttgacaaggaggtcaagccaaaCTCACTTCGAACTTGGAACAAGGTGACTAAAGCGTTTTTTAGCAAGTTTTACTCTCATGGAAAGACGGCAGAATATCGCCACAAAATTCAATCCTTTGAGCAAAAGCGGGATGAATCGCTTTTTGAAGCTTGGGACAGATTCAAAGAataccaaagggaatgccctcacCCTGGGATCCCTAAGTGGTTGCTACTCCAAACCTTCTATTTGGGGTTGAGCCCGACCTCCAAGACGAGTCTAGATGCGAGGGCGGGTGGTCCCATCATGAACAAGACCGAAGATCAAACTGAGGAGATAATTGAGGATGTGGTCCAAAATTATCAAGCTGGGCATGTTGGTGCAAGGGACTATGATGGAAAGGATAGGAATGGTGATGGTAAAGGGTCGGTATATGCTATGGAGCAAGCTAGGATCATTGAAAAGCTTAGCTCGAGATTGGAAAAGCTAGAGAGCACACCAAGtcaaccaccatcaccatcaaCAATTCCACCGCCTTCGGCTATTCTTCTCACCAAGGGGAAGAGCAAGGTGAGTTCCTATGACACTATGCTTCCGGGCACTTCTTTTTGCGATAATTGTCAAGATTATGGTCATTTGCCCAATGTGTGTCCTTTGGTGCATAATGTGTCTTATGTTGATTATGGCCCTTCTTGTGAAGGTGATTTTGATATGGAATATGCCCATGCCTTGAATGAGAGGTCTAGAAATGATAACCCCAATAATCAAAACTTTGCTAGGCAAGCACCTAGAGGGCCTCCTATGTATGGATCCtaccaaggctatggccaaggatGTGGGTATGATAGTCAAggccgaggtggctatagagcgcAAGGCTATCAAGGCCAAGCAACCTATGGTCAATCTCATGGTCTTGGCAATCAAGCCCAATACAATCAAG CACAACTTGCTAGCACCATCAAAGAACAAGAAGTGCAtacaagtctcccaccccaaggtcaacctcCTAAGCAAATGTATGCAATCAtgacaaggagtgggaagacTTTAGATGATGGTGCTAAGCTTGTTGATGCTCCTTGCTCTAGGGGTGAGAATTCTAAGGGAAATGAGTCTCCGGACCGTGATGTGGAGGAAGAGAAGTCTTATGTCGATGACGTGAGTGATGGTGATAAGTCGAAGGAGACtactcttcctcctctcccaaTTCCTCCTCCCCCATACCCTCAAAGATTCGCTAGAAAAAAGCTAGATGATCAATTTCACAAGTTTTGGGAAACCATTAGCAAGATATATGTGTCATTGTCTCTCACCGAGGCACTCAAACTAATGCCTCACTATTCTAGATTCATGAGAGATGTTCTTAGTGGAAAGAGAAGTTGTGAACCGAAAGAGACCGTGGAACTCACGGAGAGTTGTAGCGCTCTAACACTCCTTTCCCCCAAAACTCAATGA